A window from Armatimonas rosea encodes these proteins:
- the pstS gene encoding phosphate ABC transporter substrate-binding protein PstS → MNKKTTASLAVCGLLAIAGVAQAQISGAGATFPELLYNNWAKEYKAAGGSAVNYQGIGSGGGIKAITAKTVDFGASDGPMSPAELQGAPGILHLPMCIGGVVPAFNIQGVTELKLTGAVIADIYLHKINTWNDPKIAALNPGVKLPPTRIVTVSRADSSGTTAIFTNYLCKVSPAFESGVGEGKAVNWPKPGIAGKGTQGVAALVKQTPGAFGYIEAAFADKNQISYASVQNAKGAFIKASLKSVTEAATSVRLPSDFRAMITNTSDAEGYAISGFTWILVYPDAKPEVKKFLRWCLTTGQKSATKYDYAPLPAPVQQRALAALAKIGG, encoded by the coding sequence ATGAACAAGAAAACCACAGCATCCCTCGCAGTCTGCGGACTGCTTGCCATTGCGGGAGTTGCCCAGGCCCAGATCTCTGGTGCCGGCGCGACCTTCCCTGAGCTTCTCTACAACAACTGGGCCAAGGAGTACAAGGCGGCCGGCGGTTCAGCCGTGAACTACCAGGGAATCGGCTCTGGCGGTGGGATCAAGGCCATCACGGCCAAGACCGTCGACTTTGGGGCGAGCGATGGCCCCATGAGCCCCGCGGAGCTCCAGGGCGCTCCGGGAATCCTGCACCTCCCGATGTGTATCGGTGGGGTTGTCCCCGCCTTCAATATCCAAGGAGTCACCGAGCTCAAGCTCACGGGGGCCGTGATCGCCGATATCTACCTGCACAAGATCAACACCTGGAACGACCCCAAGATCGCCGCACTCAACCCGGGTGTCAAGCTCCCCCCGACCCGCATCGTGACGGTCAGCCGCGCCGATAGCTCGGGAACCACCGCGATCTTCACCAACTACCTCTGCAAGGTCAGCCCCGCGTTTGAGAGCGGTGTCGGTGAGGGGAAGGCAGTCAACTGGCCCAAGCCCGGTATCGCCGGTAAGGGGACCCAGGGTGTGGCGGCGCTGGTCAAGCAGACTCCGGGAGCCTTTGGCTATATCGAGGCCGCGTTTGCGGACAAGAACCAGATCAGCTACGCCAGTGTCCAGAACGCCAAGGGGGCGTTTATCAAGGCCAGCCTGAAGTCGGTCACTGAGGCGGCCACCAGTGTGCGCCTCCCCTCCGACTTCCGTGCCATGATCACCAACACCAGCGATGCTGAGGGCTACGCCATCTCCGGCTTCACCTGGATCCTGGTCTACCCCGATGCCAAGCCTGAGGTCAAGAAGTTTCTCCGCTGGTGTCTCACCACGGGTCAGAAGTCGGCCACCAAGTACGACTATGCCCCGCTTCCCGCACCGGTTCAGCAGCGCGCTCTGGCAGCACTGGCGAAGATCGGAGGCTAG
- a CDS encoding RNA recognition motif domain-containing protein, with protein sequence MRIFVGGLPYNTNDDSLRKLFEQSGTVSDVHVVQDRFSGESKGFAFVEMPNDGEAREAISRLNGSALGGRNLTVNEARPREERSGGGGGGGRSGGGGGYGGGGGRGGRY encoded by the coding sequence ATGCGTATTTTCGTAGGGGGGCTCCCTTATAACACCAACGACGACAGCCTGCGGAAGCTCTTTGAGCAGTCCGGCACGGTCAGCGATGTCCATGTCGTGCAGGATCGTTTCTCGGGCGAGAGCAAGGGCTTTGCCTTTGTGGAGATGCCCAACGACGGCGAGGCACGTGAGGCGATCTCCCGGCTGAATGGCTCCGCTCTCGGTGGCCGCAACCTGACTGTCAACGAGGCTCGTCCTCGTGAAGAGCGCAGCGGTGGCGGCGGCGGCGGTGGACGCAGCGGTGGCGGCGGTGGTTACGGTGGAGGTGGTGGTCGCGGCGGGCGCTACTAG
- the pstC gene encoding phosphate ABC transporter permease subunit PstC, translated as MNTPSIHNAQSKSRLGDRVYLGVLSLSALILFLLIVGIAATLAWQSRLSIQATGFKFVTGSVWDDAAGTYGIWPFLFGTLYSSLIALLLAVPVSLGAAIFLAELCPKWLRTPITFLIELLAAIPSVVYGLWGIFLLIPFLRDRLMTPLADKHIPLLQGAGYGPSMLAAGVILAIMILPFITAVSRDILQAIPKAQREASYGLGGTKWETISRVVLPYSRSGIIGAIMLGLGRAFGETMAVTMLIGNQAAQTDSGISFNLFEPGYTMSSALANKFNEAQPGLSTAALIEIGLVLFVVAVLVNTCARLLVRYTGKSVNK; from the coding sequence ATGAACACACCCAGTATACACAACGCCCAGAGCAAGAGCCGCCTGGGTGACCGGGTCTACCTGGGTGTGCTCAGCCTCTCCGCGCTCATCCTCTTCTTGCTTATCGTCGGGATTGCCGCCACTCTGGCCTGGCAGTCCCGGCTGAGCATCCAGGCAACGGGCTTTAAGTTTGTCACGGGGTCGGTCTGGGACGATGCGGCGGGAACCTACGGGATCTGGCCGTTTCTCTTTGGTACCCTGTACTCGTCGCTGATCGCCCTGCTTCTGGCCGTTCCTGTCAGTCTCGGCGCAGCGATCTTCCTGGCGGAGCTCTGCCCCAAGTGGCTCCGTACTCCGATCACGTTCTTGATCGAGCTCCTCGCCGCGATTCCATCGGTGGTCTACGGCCTCTGGGGGATCTTTCTGCTCATTCCCTTTCTGCGTGATCGCCTCATGACCCCGCTGGCCGACAAGCACATTCCCCTCCTCCAAGGCGCGGGCTATGGGCCGTCGATGCTGGCCGCCGGCGTGATCCTCGCGATCATGATCCTCCCGTTTATCACCGCCGTGAGCCGCGATATCTTGCAGGCGATCCCCAAGGCACAGCGCGAGGCATCGTATGGCCTCGGCGGAACCAAGTGGGAGACCATCTCGCGGGTCGTGCTTCCCTACTCCCGCTCCGGAATTATCGGTGCCATCATGCTCGGGCTGGGGCGCGCGTTTGGGGAGACCATGGCAGTGACTATGCTCATCGGCAACCAAGCCGCCCAGACCGACTCGGGGATCAGCTTCAACCTCTTCGAGCCGGGCTACACGATGTCCAGCGCGCTTGCCAATAAGTTCAACGAGGCGCAGCCCGGCCTGAGCACCGCCGCGCTGATCGAGATCGGCCTCGTGCTCTTCGTGGTGGCGGTTCTGGTCAATACCTGTGCCCGCCTGCTGGTGCGCTACACCGGAAAGAGCGTCAATAAATGA
- a CDS encoding MFS transporter, with amino-acid sequence MSRDPYAALRSPNYRLFALGGFASALGGQIFSIALGWELYERTHDPGALGLLGLLQAVPVVALALPAGDLADRKDRRGILLWTLPFVFFCMLGLAYLSWSNAPLWSLYALLLVEALFQATANPARSALLPQLVEQEDLANAIAWNTSRWQLASLGGPALGGFLLAIFHVAWPSYAIAAGALFLFWICVFFLRPLPMAEREVTTEGVLERLAAGAAFVRSQPLILAAISLDMLAVLFGGATALLPVFAKDILEVGPTGLGYLRAAPAVGALCVSLTIAYRSPLKRAGVALLWAVAGFGIATIVFGLSKNFYLSLLALALTGATDNISVVVRHTLVQATTPRHMQGRVSAVNSVFIGISNELGAAESGYVARWLGAVLSVLTGGIGTVLVVLGVAKKWPQLQELGPLESLRPEKES; translated from the coding sequence ATGTCCCGTGACCCCTACGCCGCTCTGCGCTCCCCCAACTACCGCCTCTTTGCCCTGGGCGGGTTTGCCTCGGCACTGGGCGGACAGATTTTCTCCATCGCCCTCGGCTGGGAGCTCTACGAGCGAACCCACGATCCGGGCGCACTGGGGCTCCTGGGGCTCCTTCAGGCGGTTCCTGTGGTCGCACTCGCACTGCCCGCAGGCGATCTGGCGGACCGAAAAGACCGGCGGGGGATTCTCCTCTGGACACTGCCGTTTGTCTTTTTCTGTATGCTGGGCCTTGCCTATCTCTCGTGGAGCAATGCGCCGCTCTGGAGCCTCTATGCCCTCCTCTTGGTGGAGGCACTCTTCCAGGCGACCGCCAATCCCGCCCGCTCCGCGCTCCTGCCGCAGCTGGTAGAGCAAGAGGACCTCGCCAATGCGATTGCCTGGAATACATCGCGCTGGCAGCTGGCATCGCTGGGAGGCCCGGCACTCGGTGGGTTCTTGCTCGCCATCTTCCATGTCGCCTGGCCGAGCTACGCCATCGCGGCGGGCGCACTGTTTCTCTTCTGGATCTGTGTGTTTTTCCTTCGCCCCTTGCCAATGGCGGAGCGCGAGGTGACCACGGAGGGAGTGCTGGAGCGCCTTGCCGCAGGTGCGGCGTTTGTGCGGAGCCAGCCCCTGATTCTCGCCGCCATCTCCCTGGACATGCTTGCGGTGCTCTTTGGCGGCGCGACCGCGCTGCTCCCGGTCTTTGCCAAGGACATCCTGGAGGTGGGGCCGACCGGCCTAGGCTACCTGCGTGCCGCGCCGGCGGTCGGAGCGCTGTGTGTCAGCCTGACGATCGCCTACCGCTCGCCGCTCAAGCGCGCTGGGGTTGCGCTCCTCTGGGCCGTGGCGGGCTTCGGTATCGCGACGATTGTCTTTGGGCTCTCCAAGAACTTCTACCTCTCCCTCCTGGCGCTCGCCCTGACAGGAGCCACGGACAATATCAGTGTGGTGGTCCGCCACACCCTGGTCCAGGCCACGACGCCACGCCACATGCAGGGGCGGGTCTCGGCGGTGAACTCGGTGTTTATTGGGATCTCCAATGAGCTGGGAGCCGCGGAGTCGGGCTATGTGGCGCGGTGGCTCGGGGCGGTGCTGTCGGTGCTGACCGGGGGGATTGGGACGGTACTCGTGGTGCTCGGGGTCGCAAAAAAGTGGCCCCAGCTCCAAGAGCTAGGGCCACTAGAGAGCCTTCGACCCGAAAAGGAGAGCTAG
- a CDS encoding type II secretion system protein, whose translation MLRPHPKRGFTLIELLVVIAIIAILAAILFPVFARAREQARKTTCLSNLKQMGTAMLMYVQDYDETYPWLMQDGRNNDNATGLSRQMTNAGVTPNLNGIRGLFIDYTLQPYVKNLGLFNCPTLQPSKPVLDASGLPMNQYGSYGYSWGGIGLAPSPRMTPLELFLRLVGPSLGAPYNDQNPQNHFIAGQSIAAVARPADVVMIFCNSYGAHAAVKDAAVIPASFGGTGENANGATLAVFADGHAKYKNGKFLDLVRLVLEPLNQ comes from the coding sequence ATGCTACGACCGCATCCCAAACGAGGGTTCACCCTCATCGAGCTCTTAGTGGTTATCGCCATTATCGCCATTCTTGCCGCCATTCTCTTCCCCGTCTTTGCCCGTGCCCGCGAGCAGGCACGCAAGACAACCTGCCTCTCCAACCTGAAACAGATGGGCACCGCTATGCTCATGTATGTCCAGGACTACGACGAGACCTATCCCTGGCTCATGCAAGACGGCCGCAACAACGACAATGCGACCGGACTGAGCCGACAGATGACCAATGCGGGGGTGACGCCCAATCTGAATGGCATTCGTGGGCTCTTTATCGACTACACCCTTCAGCCCTATGTCAAGAACCTCGGGCTGTTCAACTGCCCCACTCTCCAGCCGTCGAAGCCGGTCCTGGATGCGTCGGGGCTCCCCATGAACCAGTACGGCTCCTACGGCTACTCCTGGGGAGGCATCGGCCTGGCCCCCTCCCCCCGGATGACCCCGCTGGAGCTCTTCCTACGCCTGGTAGGGCCGTCGCTGGGCGCCCCCTACAACGACCAGAACCCGCAGAACCACTTTATTGCCGGGCAGTCTATCGCAGCGGTGGCTCGTCCCGCCGATGTCGTGATGATCTTCTGTAACTCCTACGGTGCCCATGCCGCCGTCAAGGATGCAGCGGTGATCCCTGCCAGCTTTGGCGGCACGGGTGAGAACGCCAATGGGGCGACCCTCGCGGTCTTTGCCGATGGTCACGCGAAGTATAAGAACGGCAAGTTCCTCGATCTCGTGCGTCTGGTGCTGGAGCCGCTGAACCAATGA
- the pstA gene encoding phosphate ABC transporter permease PstA: MSLYAADGRVKLRRAQSLFMLTLCSLAALVGIFVLGLVLFFLAQRGLGHLNLKLFTVASGDGDGFAQSLRGTLQILAVACAVAVPLGIMGGIYQQESKGTFANTVRFLTDVLNGIPSIVIGIFVYAALVLPISQAFPGKGYSGWAGGVALAIMMLPLIMRTTEEMLRLVPSALSEASLGLGATRWRTMVSVVLPAARGGILTGILLAVARVAGETAPLIFTILGNEFMGKMDGQMDALPLRLFKYATDVDETHHQIAWAAALVLILMVLCLSIIARLSTRNRMQEDK; this comes from the coding sequence ATGAGCCTCTACGCAGCAGATGGTCGGGTCAAGCTCCGCCGCGCGCAGAGCCTCTTCATGCTGACTCTGTGTAGCCTCGCCGCCCTTGTCGGAATCTTCGTCTTGGGTCTCGTGCTGTTCTTCCTCGCCCAGCGTGGCCTGGGGCACCTCAACCTCAAGCTCTTCACGGTCGCCTCGGGGGATGGGGATGGGTTCGCACAGAGCCTGCGCGGAACCCTACAGATCCTGGCGGTGGCGTGTGCAGTCGCGGTGCCGCTTGGGATCATGGGCGGCATCTACCAGCAGGAGTCCAAGGGGACGTTCGCCAACACGGTCCGCTTCCTCACCGATGTGCTCAATGGGATTCCCTCGATCGTCATTGGTATCTTTGTCTACGCCGCGCTCGTGCTCCCGATCTCCCAGGCGTTTCCCGGCAAGGGCTACAGTGGCTGGGCGGGCGGTGTCGCGCTGGCGATCATGATGCTCCCGCTGATCATGCGCACGACCGAAGAGATGCTGCGGCTCGTCCCTAGCGCGCTATCCGAGGCCTCGCTAGGCTTGGGCGCGACTCGGTGGCGCACGATGGTCTCGGTAGTCTTGCCGGCGGCGCGTGGGGGGATCCTCACAGGAATTTTGCTCGCCGTGGCCCGTGTGGCGGGAGAGACCGCGCCGCTGATCTTCACGATCCTGGGCAATGAGTTTATGGGCAAGATGGATGGGCAGATGGACGCACTCCCGCTGCGCCTCTTCAAGTACGCCACTGATGTTGATGAGACACACCACCAGATCGCTTGGGCGGCTGCGCTGGTGCTGATCCTGATGGTGCTCTGTCTGAGCATTATCGCGCGCCTAAGCACGAGAAACCGCATGCAGGAAGATAAATAG
- a CDS encoding Holliday junction resolvase-like protein yields MNPTLLLATVCGALFLLVIALARRIRQLSERLDAADFQQRSLSTTYGRITEQWFPLMDQYPYDPQGFRFLGTPIDGVQFEDDRIVFVEFKTNKSQLSKLQKHYRELVEAGEVYFEEFRFTDNG; encoded by the coding sequence GTGAACCCAACCCTCCTGCTTGCCACGGTCTGTGGCGCTCTGTTCTTGCTCGTGATCGCCCTCGCCCGCCGCATCCGCCAGCTCTCCGAGCGCCTCGATGCCGCCGACTTTCAGCAGCGCTCCCTCTCCACAACCTACGGCCGCATCACCGAGCAGTGGTTTCCCCTCATGGACCAGTACCCCTACGACCCGCAGGGCTTTCGCTTCCTTGGCACGCCCATCGACGGTGTGCAGTTCGAGGACGACCGCATTGTCTTTGTGGAGTTCAAGACAAACAAAAGCCAGCTCTCGAAGCTGCAGAAGCACTACCGAGAGCTGGTCGAGGCGGGCGAGGTCTACTTCGAGGAGTTTCGTTTCACCGACAACGGCTGA
- the pstB gene encoding phosphate ABC transporter ATP-binding protein PstB → MNVNNSKDEEILPSVIASIDAHDLPEFPQDICIAAENIDFYYGSFQALKGITLPIARKSVTAFIGPSGCGKSTFLRTINRMNDLIDGTRLTGKLTLDGENLYDPRVDVVLLRKKVGMVFQKPNPFPMSIYDNIAYGPRIHGTHRGRKELDELVEKCLHHSALWDEVKDKLKQSALALSGGQQQRLCIARALAVSPEVLLMDEPCSALDPNSTHRIELLINELRKDYTIVIVTHNMQQAARVSEYTGFFLKGELKEFTTTQKIFSSPSQKETDDYINGRFG, encoded by the coding sequence ATGAACGTAAACAACAGTAAAGACGAAGAGATTCTCCCGAGCGTGATCGCATCGATCGATGCACATGACCTCCCCGAGTTCCCTCAGGACATCTGTATCGCGGCGGAGAATATTGACTTTTACTACGGGAGCTTCCAGGCACTCAAGGGGATCACACTCCCGATTGCCCGCAAGAGTGTCACCGCGTTTATTGGACCGTCGGGCTGTGGCAAGTCCACGTTCTTGCGCACCATCAACCGGATGAACGACCTGATCGATGGCACGCGGCTGACGGGCAAGCTGACTCTCGACGGCGAGAACCTCTACGATCCCCGTGTCGATGTGGTGCTCCTACGCAAGAAGGTCGGGATGGTCTTCCAGAAGCCGAATCCCTTCCCGATGAGTATCTACGATAACATTGCCTATGGACCGCGGATTCACGGAACCCACCGGGGGCGCAAGGAGCTCGATGAGCTGGTAGAGAAGTGCCTGCACCACTCCGCGCTCTGGGACGAGGTCAAAGACAAGCTGAAGCAGTCCGCACTCGCGCTCTCGGGCGGTCAGCAGCAGCGGCTCTGTATCGCCCGCGCCTTAGCGGTCTCGCCCGAGGTGCTCCTCATGGACGAGCCCTGCTCCGCGCTCGACCCGAACTCCACCCACCGGATAGAGCTGCTCATCAACGAGCTACGCAAGGACTACACGATCGTGATCGTGACCCACAACATGCAGCAAGCGGCGCGTGTCTCCGAGTACACGGGCTTCTTCCTCAAGGGTGAGCTCAAAGAGTTCACCACCACACAGAAGATCTTCAGCTCTCCCAGCCAGAAAGAGACCGACGACTACATCAATGGGCGGTTTGGCTAG